In Meriones unguiculatus strain TT.TT164.6M chromosome 17, Bangor_MerUng_6.1, whole genome shotgun sequence, a single window of DNA contains:
- the LOC110559878 gene encoding olfactory receptor 1078-like, protein MEPRNNTHPLEFVLLGFSQDPDLQPVTCGLFLSMYLITFVGNLLIILAIIADASLHTPMYFFLSNLSFVDICFTSTTVPKMLVNIQTKRETISYADCITQMYFFLIFVELDNFLLAVMAYDRYVAICHPLHYTIIMNHRLCRFLVLVCWIVSVLHALLQSMMVLRMSFCTELEIPHFFCELNQVAQLACSDTFINDVVMYVALVVLATVPLSGILYSYYKIVSSIRAMSTAQGKYKAFSTCASHLSVVSLFYCTGLGVYLSSAASHSSQASATASVMYTVVTPMLNPFIYSLRNKDVKGSLKRLLVGKL, encoded by the coding sequence ATGGAGCCAAGAAACAATACACACCCTTTAGAATTTGTTCTATTGGGATTTTCACAGGACCCGGACCTGCAGCCTGTTACATGTGGCCTTTTTCTCTCCATGTACTTGATCACCTTTGTTGGAAATTTGCTCATTATCCTGGCCATCATCGCAGATGCCAGCTTGCACACACCCATGTACTTCTTTCTCTCTAACCTGTCATTTGTAGACATCTGTTTTACCTCCACCACTGTCCCAAAGATGCTAGTGAACATTCAGACAAAGAGAGAAACTATTAGCTATGCAGATTGCATTACCCAGATGTacttttttctgatttttgtggAACTGGATAATTTCCTCCTGGCTGTGATGGCCTATGACCGTTATGTGGCCATCTGTCACCCCCTGCATTACACTATCATCATGAATCACAGACTTTGTAGATTTCTGGTTCTTGTTTGCTGGATTGTGAGTGTTCTGCATGCCTTGTTACAAAGCATGATGGTGTTACGGATGTCTTTCTGCACAGAATTGGAAATCCCACACTTCTTCTGTGAGTTGAATCAAGTGGCCCAGCTCGCCTGTTCTGACACCTTTATTAATGATGTGGTCATGTATGTTGCACTTGTGGTATTGGCTACTGTCCCTCTCTCTGGCATCCTCTACTCTTACTACAAGATAGTGTCCTCCATACGTGCAATGTCCACAGCTCAGGGCAAGTACAAAGCATTTTCCACCTGTGCATCTCACCTGTCGGTGGTCTCCTTATTTTACTGCACAGGTCTAGGAGTGTACCTCAGTTCCGCTGCAAGCCACAGCTCACAAGCAAGTGCAACAGCCTCTGTGATGTACACAGTGGTCACTCCTATGCTGAACCCCTTCATCTACAGCCTGAGGAATAAAGATGTAAAAGGATCTCTGAAGAGACTCTTAGTGGGGAAACTATGA